The Eleutherodactylus coqui strain aEleCoq1 chromosome 6, aEleCoq1.hap1, whole genome shotgun sequence genome window below encodes:
- the LOC136633608 gene encoding free fatty acid receptor 2-like encodes MSSATYTPLVLFVYILIFVTGVPSNLLACHTFLVKVRQKPSPIVLFLLNLTISDLLFLFILPFRMVEAASDMTWPMPHFLCPIAVWVYYCSIYISTLFLTAVSVERYLGVAYPMKFKVNRKTVHAIWTCGLIWGFSALNVSVTFIVITVLPSNESQQGQCYQNFSAEQMKMLMPLRLEVSLLLFCIPFMITIFCYFNFIRLLLSMTKTSRKKKYRAMCLAVATLFNFTLCFAPYNISHIVGFVQNKIPGWRVYALLLTTLNASIDPIIFYYSSTAVQRAFLKFLEGIKKKLHIRDADETPMELSQLSDTRTSCNNHGTSVSHLKNIYDV; translated from the coding sequence ATGTCTTCTGCCACTTACACTCCACTTGTCCTCTTTGTCTATATCTTGATCTTTGTAACAGGAGTGCCTTCCAACCTCTTGGCATGTCATACATTCTTGGTCAAGGTCCGTCAGAAGCCATCTCCAATTGTGCTTTTCCTACTCAACCTCACCATCTCTGACTTGCTCTTTCTTTTCATCCTACCTTTTAGGATGGTAGAAGCTGCATCTGACATGACCTGGCCTATGCCACATTTTCTTTGCCCCATTGCAGTATGGGTGTATTATTGCAGTATATACATCAGTACGCTGTTCCTAACAGCGGTTAGTGTTGAGAGGTATCTCGGAGTTGCTTATCCAATGAAGTTCAAAGTTAACAGGAAAACTGTGCATGCTATCTGGACTTGTGGGCTCATCTGGGGATTCAGTGCCCTTAATGTTAGTGTCACTTTCATTGTCATCACTGTCTTACCCAGTAATGAAAGTCAACAAGGCCAATGCTATCAAAATTTTTCTGCCGAACAGATGAAAATGTTAATGCCACTTAGATTAGAAGTAAGCCTTCTGCTGTTCTGTATTCCATTCATGATAACCATCTTCTGCTATTTCAACTTTATCAGATTGCTCTTGTCTATGACCAAAACATCAAGGAAAAAGAAGTACCGAGCTATGTGTTTAGCAGTAGCCACACTCTTCAATTTTACCCTATGTTTTGCCCCATATAATATTTCCCATATTGTAGGGTTTGTTCAAAACAAAATCCCGGGATGGAGAGTGTACGCTCTACTTTTGACCACACTGAATGCAAGCATTGATCCCATAATATTCTACTACTCCTCTACTGCTGTCCAGAGGGCATTTCTAAAATTCCTAgaaggtattaaaaaaaaactgcatatacGAGATGCTGATGAGACTCCAATGGAACTCAGCCAATTAAGTGACACTCGGACATCATGCAACAATCATGGGACTTCTGTGTCACACTTGAAAAATATCTATGATGTCTAG
- the LOC136633609 gene encoding free fatty acid receptor 2-like, translating into MSNVVYTPLVLFVYVLAFITGVPSNLLACHTFLVKVRQKPSPVLLFLLNLTISDLLFLFILPFKMVEAASDMTWPMPYFLCPIAVWVYFCSIYISTLFLAAVSIERYLGVAYPIKFKVNRKTAYAIWISGFIWVFSALHGSVTFIVITVLPSNESQQGQCYQSFSPEQRKLLLPFRLEGSLLLFYIPFMITIFCYFNFIRLLLSMTKISRKKKYRAICLAVATLFNFTLCFAPYNISHIVGFIQNKNPRWRVYALLLTTLNASIDPIIFYYSSTAVQRTFLKVFQGMKRKLYIRDADETPMELSQLSDTRTTCTNHGTTV; encoded by the coding sequence ATGTCTAATGTCGTTTACACTCCACTTGTCCTCTTTGTCTATGTCTTGGCCTTTATAACAGGAGTGCCTTCTAACCTCTTGGCATGTCATACATTCTTGGTCAAGGTCCGTCAGAAGCCATCTCCAGTTCTACTTTTTCTACTCAACCTGACCATCTCTGACTTGCTCTTTCTTTTCATCCTACCTTTTAAGATGGTAGAAGCTGCATCCGACATGACCTGGCCTATGCCCTATTTTCTTTGCCCTATTGCAGTATGGGTTTATTTTTGCAGCATATATATCAGCACACTCTTCTTAGCAGCTGTTAGCATTGAGAGGTATCTTGGAGTTGCTTACCCAATAAAGTTCAAAGTTAACAGGAAAACTGCGTATGCTATCTGGATCAGTGGATTCATCTGGGTATTCAGTGCCCTTCATGGTAGTGTCACTTTCATTGTCATCACCGTCTTACCCAGTAATGAAAGTCAACAAGGCCAATGCTATCAAAGTTTTTCTCCGGAACAGAGGAAACTTTTATTGCCCTTTAGATTAGAAGGAAGTCTTCTGCTGTTCTATATTCCATTCATGATAACCATCTTCTGCTATTTCAACTTTATCAGATTGCTCTTGTCCATGACCAAAATATCAAGGAAAAAGAAGTACCGAGCTATATGTTTAGCAGTAGCCACACTCTTCAATTTTACCCTATGTTTTGCCCCATATAACATTTCCCATATTGTAGGGTTCATTCAAAACAAAAACCCACGATGGAGAGTGTACGCTCTACTTTTGACCACACTGAATGCAAGCATTGATCCCATAATATTCTATTACTCCTCTACTGCAGTtcagaggacatttctaaaggttTTTCAAGGTATGAAAAGAAAACTGTATATTCGAGATGCTGATGAGACTCCAATGGAACTCAGTCAATTAAGTGACACTCGGACAACATGCACAAATCATGGGACTACTGTCTAA